In Excalfactoria chinensis isolate bCotChi1 chromosome 3, bCotChi1.hap2, whole genome shotgun sequence, one DNA window encodes the following:
- the RBM34 gene encoding RNA-binding protein 34 has protein sequence MAAPRGAAKPPGGAVCGDYVVGQVVGSLFSGGAAAVRPLAGLFRAAAPPPVVVAAPRENQKRKRAEAERLTEGQSSPVTEEPPKKVKITRKKELSKAEEKVAEREGALGQADEDEEQKLFESKAKQKKRAACAVAKSDGNSGTGRTVKQGKQKNEAEETMKNKRTVFVGNLPVSCTAQMLKSLFKEYGPIESIRFRSVVPAEDTVSRRLAAIKRKIHPNAKYINAYVVFKEENAAVKALQKNGTEVASGFHIRVDSASKNSLYDNKRSVFLGNLPYDISDSAVRDHFADCGTVVAVRIVRDRQSGMGKGFGYVLFESIHAVHLALKLNNSELMGRKLRVKRCGEKGRAAQHSGTSRSGGAKGRAQRAAKSKRGCSSDSFVGEKANPAKKSTKAKRLKSIAKKKGGKNK, from the exons ATGGCGGCGCCCCGAGGAGCCGCTAAGCCGCCCGGCGG GGCCGTGTGCGGGGACTACGTGGTGGGTCAGGTGGTCGGCAGCCTCTTCTctggcggggcggcggcggttCGGCCCTTGGCGGGTCTGTtccgcgccgccgccccgccgcccgtcGTGGTGGCCGCGCCCAGG gaaaatcagaaaaggaaGCGCGCAGAGGCGGAGAGGTTGACAGAGGGACAGAGCTCACCTGTCACAGAAGAACCTCCCAAGAAAGTGAAGATAACCAGGAAGAAGGAGCTTTcaaaagcagaggagaaggTGGCAGAGAG GGAGGGTGCTTTAGGACAGGCAGATGAAGACGAAGAGCAAAAACTGTTTGAGAGCAAAGCGAAGCAAAAAAAACGGGCTGCTTGTGCCGTTGCCAAGAGTGATGGTAATTCAGGAACGGGCCGAACTGTGAAACAAGGGAAGCAAAAGAATGAGGCTGAAGAAACGATGAAGAACAAAAGAACGGTGTTTGTTGGAAATCTGCCCgtcagctgcactgctcag atGCTGAAGtctctttttaaagaatatgGACCAATAGAATCCATTCGGTTCCGTTCCGTG GTTCCAGCAGAAGATACTGTATCCAGAAGGTTAGCGGCCATCAA GCGTAAGATTCATCCTAACGCAAAGTACATTAATGCTTACGTcgtatttaaagaagaaaatgctgctgttaaGGCTCTACAAAA aaaCGGAACAGAAGTCGCTAGTGGATTTCACATCAGGGTTGACAGCGCATCAAAAAACAGTTTG taTGACAACAAGCGATCTGTATTCCTGGGAAACCTCCCGTATG ACATCAGTGACAGCGCCGTGCGGGATCACTTTGCCGACTGCGGGACTGTGGTGGCAGTGCGGATTGTGCGCGACAGGCAGAGCGGCATGGGAAAAGGCTTCGGCTACGTGCTGTTCGAG AGCATACACGCCGTGCACCTGGCTCTGAAGCTCAACAACTCGGAGCTGATGGGCCGGAAGCTGCGTGTGAAGCGCTGCGGTGAGAAGGGCAGAGCCGCACAGCACAGCGGCACCAGCCGGTCGGGCGGCGCTAAGGGCAGAGCTCAGCGGGCAGCGAAAAGCAAGAGGGGCTGCTCCAGTGATTCGTTTGTGGGCGAGAAAGCAAATCCAGCCAAAAAGAGCACCAAGGCCAAAAGACTGAAAAGTATTGctaaaaagaaaggggggaaaaacaaatag
- the TOMM20 gene encoding mitochondrial import receptor subunit TOM20 homolog, protein MMVGKTSAIAAGLCGALFIGYCIYFDRKRRSDPNFKNRLRERRKKQKLAKERAGLSKLPDLKDAEAVQKFFLEEIQLGEELLAQGEYEKGVDHLTNAIAVCGQPQQLLQVLQQTLPPPVFQMLLTKLPTISQRIVSAQCLAEDDVE, encoded by the exons ATGATGGTGGGCAAGACCAGCGCCATCGCCGCGGGCCTCTGCGGGGCCCTTTTCATCGGCTACTGCATCTACTTCGACCGCAAGAGGAGGAGCGACCCCAATTTCAAGAACCGGCTGCGGGAAC gaaggaagaaacagaagcttGCCAAAGAGAGAGCAGGGCTTTCCAAG CTGCCTGATCTGAAAGATGCCGAAGCTGTTCAGAAGTTTTTTCTCGAGGAGATCCAGCTTGGGGAGGAACTACTAGCTCAAG GTGAATATGAGAAAGGTGTTGATCACTTGACCAATGCCATTGCTGTGTGTGGACAGCCGCAGCAGCTACTACAAGTTCTACAGCAGACTCTTCCACCACCAGTGTTTCAAATGCTTCTAACTAAGCTCCCTACAATAAGCCAG AGAATTGTAAGTGCACAGTGCTTGGCTGAAGATGATGTTGAATGA